The Litoribrevibacter albus genome segment ATGATGGTTTATGCACCTGAAACCACGGCGGATGGTATTCGTGCTTTCATGCAACGCGCAGTGCAGGTTCTCCTCGGTAAATCAATCGATTAATTACCGCTGTTACTATTCATAAAAAACATTCCGCAACAGGGTGTCTATCTGTAGACACTCTATTGCATCTTAATTCTATTGTTGGTTAAAAAATGATCTAAACTGAAGCTAGTTCCATTAGATCAGAAGGTTTTGACCAGTGATTCTTGAGCCTCTTTCCACTTACGTTTCGGAATCCGAAACGCTAGATTACGAAAGCATCAACGCACTGCTTACCATATTCGATAATGTAAAGGACCATTTGTCTATTGTGGGGCGGGATTATAGATACAGGCAGGTCAATCGTGCTTATGAGCGGGCGTTTGAAGTATCCCGGAATAATATTATTGGTAAAACAATATGGGATATTTTTGGCGATGACATTTTCCAGAATGTTATTAAACCAAAGTTAGACCTTTGCTTCTCCGGCGAAGAGGTTGTCTACCGACAGGAATTTCAATTTCCGGGCTACAGCGGAACTCGTTATATGGAAGTCCGTTATCATCCTATTTTTACTTGTAATGCGACAGGTAGGGAGTCGGTAGGGGCTGTGGTTGTTTCTGGTCATGATCTTACTCTCATGAAGAAGACCACAGATCAGCTCAATGATTTAGCTCGTATTGATGCGTTAACCGGACTGCCAAATCGACATGCAATCAAAGAAGGAATAGAGCGGTTCGAAGAGGATTACCTTCAACATGGTCAGGAATATACGTTGATGTTTATGGATCTCGATGATTTTAAAATCATTAATGATCTGCACGGCCATAAGATAGGTGATGAAATTCTTCATGTGCTTGGGGAACGATTCAGAAACTGTTTTCGAAAAGACGAATTGATTGGTCGGTATGGCGGAGATGAGTTTCTTGCGATCATTCCTTCCGCGCTGGATGACCTTGAGGTAAAACGCTTCAAAGAGCGCTTAATCAGTGATATCGAACGGCCAGTGAATGTTGTCGGCCATGTCATTAAGCCGAGGATCTCCATAGGTGCTGCCGTTGTTCCCAGAGATGGTAGCGGGCTGGATGTGCTCTTGGAGAAAGCGGACAAAGCTATGTATGAGCATAAGGCTTCCAAATCACGAAGGTCTTAATGCGAGCGAGCGCTTAGTTTCTGATGCTATTTTCTTAGGATTCTTTTATTCAGCGGAATAAATTTTCTGCGTATGAATCCCCTGATGTTACGTAATATTTATGTCATCCAAGTCAATTATTTTCACCTCAGCGTGAAAAATATTCAGTTCCTTTCTATTTGATTAGAGCATAAACTCTAGCTCCTAATAAGAATAATAACTCATGTTTTTGTGGCTTTCATTGGCTCGAAAGGCACTACAGCTAGAGGGAAAATACGTGATTTCATTTGAATTAAATGGTTCAAAAGTAGAGGTAGATGTAGAGCCTGATACGCCCTTACTGTGGGTGGTCAGAGACACATTAGGTCTGACCGGTACAAAGTTTGGTTGTGGTATGGGTCTATGTGGCGCGTGTACAGTGCATCTTAATGGACAGCCAATTCGTTCCTGCTCAATGCCTATTTCTGCTATTTCAGAGCAATCTATTACTACCATTGAAGGGATAGGCTCGGATTCGGCGTTGCATCCGGTACAACAAGCCTGGATCGAAGAGAGTGTACCTCAATGCGGGTACTGCCAATCAGGTCAGATCATGTCTGCGACTGCATTACTTCAACAAAACCCGACGCCATCTCTTCAAGAAATAAAATATTTTATGGCAGGGAACATCTGCCGTTGCGGCACCTATCCAAAAATTCAAAAAGCCATTTTGAAAGCCGCCGCTCAGTTACAGAGCCAAAATTCATTCGAGAGTGAGTCAAACATCAGTGAGTTTAATAACTATGAGTTAGCTCAGGAGGTGACGTCATGAGTCAGGATCTCCTTACGGCCAAAGATTTAACTCGCCGGGACTTTATGAAAGTGTCTGCCCTTGCTGGTGGCGGACTAGTGGTGGCGACCAGTTTGCTAGCTTGTTCAAACAAGTTGGTCAAAGATCAACAAACCGGTTTGTCGAATTGGACTCCGGATGCTTGGTTGAAATTGTTCAGTGATGGCACGGTGGAATTTACGCTCGATCGGGTTGAAATGGGTCAGGGAA includes the following:
- a CDS encoding GGDEF domain-containing protein produces the protein MILEPLSTYVSESETLDYESINALLTIFDNVKDHLSIVGRDYRYRQVNRAYERAFEVSRNNIIGKTIWDIFGDDIFQNVIKPKLDLCFSGEEVVYRQEFQFPGYSGTRYMEVRYHPIFTCNATGRESVGAVVVSGHDLTLMKKTTDQLNDLARIDALTGLPNRHAIKEGIERFEEDYLQHGQEYTLMFMDLDDFKIINDLHGHKIGDEILHVLGERFRNCFRKDELIGRYGGDEFLAIIPSALDDLEVKRFKERLISDIERPVNVVGHVIKPRISIGAAVVPRDGSGLDVLLEKADKAMYEHKASKSRRS
- a CDS encoding (2Fe-2S)-binding protein, whose product is MFLWLSLARKALQLEGKYVISFELNGSKVEVDVEPDTPLLWVVRDTLGLTGTKFGCGMGLCGACTVHLNGQPIRSCSMPISAISEQSITTIEGIGSDSALHPVQQAWIEESVPQCGYCQSGQIMSATALLQQNPTPSLQEIKYFMAGNICRCGTYPKIQKAILKAAAQLQSQNSFESESNISEFNNYELAQEVTS